The following proteins are encoded in a genomic region of Mycolicibacterium confluentis:
- a CDS encoding DUF3073 domain-containing protein, whose amino-acid sequence MGRGRAKAKQTKVARELKYSSPQTDFERLQRELAGSESGNNALDDGLADDSWRDDEDSWRR is encoded by the coding sequence ATGGGCCGCGGCCGGGCTAAGGCAAAGCAGACCAAGGTTGCACGAGAGCTTAAGTACAGCTCTCCACAAACCGATTTTGAGCGGCTTCAGCGCGAGCTGGCCGGGTCGGAGAGCGGTAACAACGCGCTCGACGACGGGTTAGCCGACGATTCTTGGAGGGATGACGAGGACAGCTGGCGCCGCTAA